A genomic window from Diospyros lotus cultivar Yz01 chromosome 2, ASM1463336v1, whole genome shotgun sequence includes:
- the LOC127795144 gene encoding beta-galactosidase-like, whose product MWPDLIKKAKEGGIDAIETYVFWNAHEPVRRQYDFSGNNDLIRFIKTIQSEGLYAVLRIGPYVCAEWNFGGFPMWLKNLPGVELRTANTVFMNEMQNFTSLVVDMVKEEKLFASQGGPIILAQIENEYGNVISSYGAIGKAYLDWCANMAESLDVGVPWIMCQQNDAPEPMINTCNGWYCDSFTPNNPNSPKMWTENWTGWFKNWGGKDPLRTAEDLAFAVARFFQFGGTFQNYYMYHGGTNFGRTAGGPYITTSYDYDAPINEFGNLNQPKWGHLKELHHALKSMEKTLTHGNITHVDMGNGVTATTYATDETTGCFFGNANTTTDATVAFLGREFNVPAWSVSILPDCRLEAYNTAKVNAQTSVMVKKKNAAESEPESLNWKWRPENTDETVVLGKGHLSLNQLMDQKMINDVSDYLWYMTSVNIEDDDPIWSRDLSIRVNGTGHILHAFVNSKYVGSQWAGYGVFNYTFEKKVKLKPGKNQITLLSATVGFQNYGPYFDTIASGVPGPVEIVGKKGDETIVKDLSRHKWTYKVGLHGEEKKLYRLDSRHASKWQADNLPVHRKFTWYKTTFKAPLGTDPVVVDLMGLGKGHAWVNGHSIGRYWPSYLAENDGCSLEPCDYRGTYDNNKCVSNCGQPTQRWYHVPRSFMTDAENTLVLFEEFGGNPSLVSFQTIAPGTVCGNAYENKTMELSCEGRPISAIRFANFGDSNGTCGALVTGSCQGRNDAISIVQNACVGKESCSIEASEEVFGSTNCDGVARKLVVEAVC is encoded by the exons ATGTGGCCTGACTTGATCAAGAAAGCAAAGGAGGGGGGGATAGATGCTATTGAGACTTATGTTTTTTGGAATGCTCATGAACCCGTTCGGCGTCAGTATGATTTTAGCGGCAATAATGATCTCATAAGGTTCATTAAAACCATCCAGTCCGAAGGACTCTACGCCGTTCTTCGCATTGGGCCTTACGTTTGTGCGGAATGGAACTTTGG AGGGTTTCCTATGTGGCTTAAAAATTTGCCCGGCGTTGAGCTCCGGACGGCAAACACCGTGTTCATG AATGAGATGCAAAATTTCACAAGCTTGGTAGTAGACATGGTTAAAGAAGAGAAGTTGTTTGCATCACAAGGAGGGCCTATCATACTTGCTCAG ATTGAGAATGAGTATGGCAATGTGATTTCATCCTATGGAGCTATTGGAAAAGCCTATCTGGACTGGTGCGCAAACATGGCCGAATCATTGGATGTAGGAGTTCCGTGGATTATGTGCCAACAGAATGATGCTCCTGAGCCCATG ATAAACACATGCAATGGTTGGTATTGTGATTCATTCACCCCAAACAATCCCAATAGCCCCAAGATGTGGACCGAGAATTGGACTGGATG GTTTAAGAACTGGGGTGGTAAAGACCCACTTAGAACTGCAGAGGATCTTGCCTTTGCTGTTGCACGGTTTTTCCAATTTGGTGGCACATTCCAGAACTATTACATG TACCATGGTGGGACTAATTTTGGGAGAACGGCCGGTGGTCCGTATATCACCACATCATACGACTATGATGCTCCCATCAATGAATTTG GCAATCTGAACCAGCCTAAATGGGGACACTTGAAGGAGCTCCATCACGCGTTGAAATCAATGGAAAAGACTCTCACTCATGGAAACATTACCCATGTTGACATGGGCAACGGTGTTACG GCAACAACTTACGCAACCGATGAAACAACCGGCTGCTTCTTTGGCAATGCCAATACCACAACCGACGCCACTGTCGCCTTCCTTGGGAGGGAATTCAATGTGCCCGCTTGGTCCGTCAGCATTCTTCCAGATTGCAGGCTTGAAGCATACAACACAGCGAAG GTAAATGCGCAAACTTCCGTGAtggtgaaaaagaagaatgcTGCAGAAAGCGAACCAGAAAGTCTCAATTGGAAGTGGAGGCCTGAGAACACAGATGAAACTGTCGTTCTTGGAAAGGGTCACCTTTCTTTGAACCAACTGATGGATCAGAAGATGATTAATGATGTTAGTGATTATTTGTGGTACATGACAAG TGTTAACATCGAAGATGATGATCCAATCTGGAGTCGTGATTTGAGTATTAGAGTGAATGGCACTGGTCACATTCTCCATGCTTTTGTCAACAGCAAATACGTCG GTTCTCAATGGGCTGGATATGGAGTTTTCAACTACACTTTTGAGAAGAAAGTGAAACTTAAACCAGGGAAAAACCAAATTACATTGCTGAGCGCTACCGTCGGATTCCAG AATTACGGACCGTACTTTGATACCATTGCTTCTGGAGTACCTGGTCCTGTTGAAATTGTTGGGAAGAAGGGTGATGAGACAATTGTAAAGGACTTGTCACGCCATAAGTGGACATACAAGGTTGGATTACATGGGGAGGAGAAGAAGCTCTACCGTTTGGATTCACGCCATGCTTCTAAATGGCAAGCTGATAATCTCCCAGTCCACAGAAAGTTCACTTGGTACAAG ACAACCTTCAAGGCTCCTTTGGGTACAGACCCAGTGGTTGTAGATTTGATGGGCTTGGGCAAGGGCCACGCTTGGGTTAATGGCCACAGCATTGGCCGGTACTGGCCGAGTTACCTGGCGGAGAATGATGGCTGCAGCTTGGAGCCTTGTGACTATCGCGGTACATATGACAATAACAAGTGTGTCTCAAACTGCGGCCAACCCACTCAGAGATG GTACCATGTTCCACGGTCTTTTATGACGGATGCTGAGAACACGTTAGTGCTCTTCGAGGAATTTGGAGGCAACCCTTCGTTGGTGAGCTTCCAAACAATTGCCCCAGGAACTGTTTGTGGAAATGCTTATGAGAACAAAACCATGGAGCTGTCGTGCGAAGGTCGGCCCATATCGGCCATCCGTTTCGCCAACTTCGGAGACTCCAATGGCACCTGTGGGGCTCTTGTGACGGGCAGTTGCCAAGGGAGAAACGATGCCATCTCCATCGTCCAAAAC GCCTGCGTGGGAAAGGAGAGTTGCTCGATTGAAGCCTCGGAAGAGGTTTTTGGATCAACCAACTGTGATGGCGTTGCCAGGAAGCTGGTGGTTGAGGCTGtttgttag